A portion of the Candidatus Binataceae bacterium genome contains these proteins:
- a CDS encoding SRPBCC domain-containing protein produces MTIRKSIRVERSPEASFRAFCKEISQWWPAGFSGVGSKVFLECEVGGRFYERRTDGSEYEIGRVTTYRPPSVVAFTWRAPSWDLATRVEIRFIPDAGGTRIELEHSGWEQDAKTREARGRYHSGWETMLGHYQTHLDRSR; encoded by the coding sequence ATGACCATTCGCAAGTCGATACGGGTCGAACGCTCGCCCGAGGCCTCTTTCCGCGCTTTCTGCAAGGAGATCAGCCAATGGTGGCCGGCGGGATTCAGCGGCGTGGGGAGCAAGGTCTTTCTCGAATGCGAGGTCGGCGGGCGATTCTACGAGCGGCGCACGGACGGCTCCGAGTATGAAATCGGGCGCGTCACGACCTATCGACCACCGAGCGTGGTGGCCTTCACCTGGCGGGCGCCGAGTTGGGACCTCGCAACCCGGGTCGAAATCCGCTTCATCCCCGACGCCGGCGGAACCCGAATCGAACTCGAACATAGCGGCTGGGAGCAGGACGCGAAGACGCGCGAGGCGCGCGGCCGCTACCACTCCGGATGGGAAACGATGCTCGGACACTATCAGACGCATCTTGACCGTTCGCGGTGA
- a CDS encoding sigma-54 dependent transcriptional regulator, translating into MADAKRVLVAEDHPRTRRAWTELIASWGFVVEAAEDGRRAVELAQSFEPHILLLDLKMPGSDGIEVLGELRRRGLPITTIVISGEGDIPDAVRAIKLGAYDYLRKPVDPPRLHQMLLNLSEMLNISEENQRLRLRLMGAGELGPIIGQSQAMRKVMALVEQAAPSSASVIIRGDSGTGKEVVARTIHEYSPRRGGPYVAVNCAALPEGLLESELFGHERGAFTGADQRRAGCFELANGGTLLLDEITEMKPELQAKLLRVIEDRKLRRVGGTSDVTLNVRVLAATNRDLAEAFREGRLREDLYYRLNVFTIELPRLAERVEDIPALVDHFVREFARANSKNITGVDNECLATLKARPWPGNVRELRNIIERAVIVSPGPLITVADLPSGNGVLGAQSEPARDHVARASEIPGATPAARPGVTTSAAEGVALPVGQPLRAVERELILKTLDMVGGNRLRAAEILGISPKTLYNKLGRYQAKSEAGKV; encoded by the coding sequence ATGGCAGACGCAAAGCGCGTACTGGTCGCTGAGGACCATCCGAGGACACGGCGCGCGTGGACCGAACTCATCGCCTCGTGGGGCTTCGTGGTCGAGGCCGCCGAGGACGGCCGGCGCGCAGTGGAGCTGGCGCAGAGCTTCGAGCCGCACATCCTGCTGCTCGACCTCAAGATGCCGGGTAGCGACGGAATCGAGGTGCTCGGCGAGCTGCGCCGGCGCGGCCTTCCGATCACCACCATCGTGATTTCCGGCGAGGGCGATATTCCCGACGCAGTGCGCGCGATCAAGCTGGGCGCGTACGACTACTTGCGCAAGCCGGTCGATCCGCCGCGCCTGCATCAGATGCTGCTCAATCTGAGCGAGATGCTGAACATCAGCGAGGAGAACCAGCGGCTGCGATTGCGCCTGATGGGCGCGGGCGAGCTGGGCCCGATCATCGGGCAGTCGCAGGCGATGCGCAAAGTGATGGCGCTGGTCGAACAGGCGGCGCCAAGTTCTGCCTCGGTGATCATCCGGGGCGACAGCGGCACCGGCAAAGAGGTCGTGGCGCGCACGATCCACGAGTACTCGCCCCGGCGCGGCGGCCCCTACGTCGCGGTTAACTGCGCGGCGCTGCCCGAGGGTTTGCTCGAAAGTGAACTCTTCGGCCACGAGCGCGGGGCCTTCACCGGCGCCGACCAGCGGCGTGCGGGCTGCTTCGAACTGGCCAACGGCGGCACCCTGCTGCTCGACGAAATCACCGAAATGAAGCCCGAGCTGCAGGCCAAGCTGCTGCGGGTGATCGAGGATCGCAAGCTAAGGCGTGTGGGCGGCACCAGCGACGTCACGCTCAATGTGCGGGTGCTGGCCGCGACCAACCGCGACTTGGCCGAGGCGTTTCGCGAGGGGCGGCTGCGCGAGGACCTTTACTACCGGCTCAACGTGTTTACTATCGAGCTGCCGCGGCTCGCGGAGCGGGTCGAGGACATCCCTGCGCTGGTGGACCATTTCGTGCGCGAATTCGCGCGCGCCAACTCGAAGAATATCACCGGAGTTGACAACGAGTGCCTCGCCACGCTCAAGGCGCGGCCATGGCCAGGCAACGTACGCGAGCTGCGCAACATCATCGAGCGCGCGGTAATCGTCAGCCCCGGACCGCTGATCACGGTCGCCGATTTGCCGAGCGGCAACGGCGTGCTCGGCGCGCAATCCGAGCCGGCCCGCGACCACGTCGCCCGCGCAAGCGAGATCCCCGGGGCAACGCCCGCCGCCCGGCCTGGCGTGACGACGTCGGCCGCCGAAGGTGTGGCTCTGCCGGTGGGCCAGCCGCTGCGCGCGGTGGAGCGCGAGCTGATTTTAAAGACGCTCGATATGGTGGGCGGCAACCGGCTGCGCGCCGCCGAGATCCTTGGTATCAGCCCCAAGACGCTGTACAACAAGTTGGGCCGCTACCAGGCGAAGTCCGAAGCGGGTAAGGTCTAG
- a CDS encoding ABC transporter permease, producing MESTLTPTETPAEHRLSYGRLPDGTLMVTVGGSWNLNAGLPSLAEFESALDGQPPRRVAFDCRGLRAWDSSLVTYLTEVARLADEHHLALDRAGLPAGARRLLELAEAVPEKRGGRAPPVRAGLLARVGMISIGCGVSVGQFLAFLGEVGVAARQFLRGRARFRQSDFLLILQECGADALGIVTLIAFLVGTILAFMGAVQLRRFGASIYVADMVAIGVVREMGAMMTAIIMAGRTGAAFAAQLGTMKVTQEIDALTTIGISPMEFLVLPRLIALTLMMPLLTVYADLVAMVGGASIGTLMLHLPMITYYQETLHALTLTQLFGGLFKATAYGVLIALAGCLRGFQCGQSSSAVGDAATAAVVTSIVLVVSACGLFAWVFDVLDI from the coding sequence ATGGAATCAACTCTGACTCCAACGGAGACACCTGCCGAGCACAGGCTCAGCTACGGCCGTCTTCCTGACGGGACGCTGATGGTTACCGTGGGTGGCTCCTGGAACTTGAACGCTGGGCTTCCGTCGCTGGCTGAATTCGAAAGCGCGCTGGACGGCCAGCCACCGCGCAGGGTGGCGTTCGATTGTCGCGGGTTGCGAGCGTGGGACAGCAGCCTGGTGACATACCTGACCGAGGTCGCGCGGCTGGCTGATGAGCATCATCTCGCGCTGGACCGCGCGGGCTTGCCGGCTGGGGCTCGCCGGCTGCTCGAATTGGCTGAAGCCGTGCCCGAGAAGAGGGGTGGCCGCGCTCCGCCGGTGCGCGCGGGGCTGCTCGCGCGCGTGGGCATGATAAGCATCGGCTGCGGCGTTTCGGTCGGGCAGTTTCTCGCCTTCCTCGGCGAAGTAGGCGTTGCGGCGCGTCAATTTCTGCGCGGCCGGGCGCGCTTTCGCCAATCGGATTTCCTGCTCATCCTCCAGGAGTGCGGCGCCGACGCGCTCGGCATCGTCACCCTGATCGCCTTTTTGGTCGGGACGATTCTTGCCTTTATGGGCGCAGTGCAGCTGCGCCGCTTCGGCGCCTCGATCTACGTCGCTGATATGGTCGCGATCGGCGTGGTGCGCGAGATGGGCGCGATGATGACCGCGATCATCATGGCCGGGCGCACCGGCGCGGCCTTCGCTGCCCAGCTCGGCACGATGAAGGTGACCCAGGAGATCGACGCGCTGACCACGATCGGCATTTCGCCGATGGAGTTTCTGGTGCTGCCGCGCCTGATCGCGCTGACGCTGATGATGCCGTTGCTGACGGTGTACGCCGACTTGGTGGCGATGGTCGGTGGCGCGAGTATCGGCACCCTGATGCTGCATCTGCCGATGATCACCTACTACCAGGAGACGCTCCACGCGCTCACGTTGACTCAGCTCTTTGGCGGCCTCTTCAAGGCCACCGCCTACGGCGTCCTGATCGCGCTCGCCGGATGCCTGCGCGGCTTCCAATGCGGGCAGAGCTCCTCGGCGGTGGGCGACGCGGCGACCGCCGCCGTGGTCACCAGCATCGTGCTGGTGGTCAGCGCGTGCGGCCTCTTCGCCTGGGTGTTCGATGTGCTCGACATCTGA
- a CDS encoding metalloregulator ArsR/SmtB family transcription factor — protein MPLDSTLAALADPTRRELLRRLAERPRRAGELAKGFAISRPAICKHTRLLARAGLVRAKRSGRERIYELAPAGGPEIRALIAELEQVGRFWDVALDAFKRYAEEKA, from the coding sequence GTGCCGCTCGACTCGACGCTCGCCGCGCTCGCTGATCCCACCCGGCGCGAATTGCTGCGCCGCCTGGCCGAACGGCCGCGCCGTGCGGGTGAACTCGCCAAAGGCTTCGCGATAAGTCGTCCGGCCATCTGCAAGCACACTCGGCTGCTCGCCAGGGCCGGGCTGGTCAGAGCCAAGAGGAGCGGGCGCGAGCGAATTTACGAACTCGCGCCCGCGGGCGGCCCCGAGATTCGGGCGCTGATCGCGGAACTGGAACAAGTCGGGCGCTTCTGGGACGTCGCGCTCGACGCCTTCAAACGTTACGCAGAGGAGAAGGCATGA
- a CDS encoding glycosyltransferase family A protein, protein MKHYIAITPARDEEGYLPRLIVSMVAQTRRPGRWIIIDDGSTDRTGAIIDRAALHHSWIQPHHLPRNRARQPGGESVIMDFLPREAWEGYDAILRLDADLSFKPRFAELLLAELEADARLGIVGPTLYEMRRARWREVRAPSFHTRGAAKMYTTACFAAIGGLVADLGWDTIDEARAMMLGFKTRSFRHIRAYHHRPQGAAGGLWRSRKAAGLAAYNAGYSPLFLAARAGLTAFKWPPVVGGAALLAGYLEGSVRRSPRPVSPAVVRFVRRQQMRRLLLRESVWH, encoded by the coding sequence CCGCGGCTGATCGTCTCGATGGTGGCGCAGACGCGCAGGCCTGGCCGCTGGATCATCATCGATGACGGCTCGACTGACCGCACCGGCGCGATCATCGATCGCGCCGCCCTCCACCATTCGTGGATTCAGCCCCACCATCTGCCGCGCAATCGCGCGCGTCAGCCGGGCGGCGAGTCGGTGATCATGGACTTTCTACCCCGCGAGGCGTGGGAGGGCTACGACGCGATCCTGCGGCTGGACGCCGACCTGAGCTTCAAGCCGCGTTTCGCCGAGCTGCTGTTGGCCGAGCTCGAAGCCGACGCTCGCCTGGGCATTGTCGGCCCCACGCTGTACGAGATGCGCCGCGCGCGCTGGCGCGAAGTGCGCGCGCCGTCCTTCCATACCCGCGGCGCGGCCAAGATGTACACCACCGCGTGCTTCGCCGCGATTGGCGGGCTAGTCGCCGACCTCGGCTGGGACACGATCGATGAGGCGCGGGCAATGATGCTCGGCTTTAAAACCCGCAGCTTCCGCCATATCCGCGCCTACCACCATCGTCCGCAGGGGGCAGCCGGCGGGCTGTGGCGCAGCCGCAAGGCCGCAGGCCTTGCGGCCTACAACGCCGGCTACTCGCCGCTGTTTCTCGCCGCGCGCGCCGGACTGACGGCATTCAAGTGGCCGCCGGTGGTCGGCGGAGCGGCGCTGTTGGCCGGCTATCTGGAGGGCAGCGTGCGGCGTTCGCCGCGTCCGGTGTCGCCCGCGGTGGTCAGGTTCGTCCGCCGCCAACAGATGCGTCGGCTCTTGCTGCGGGAGTCGGTATGGCACTGA
- a CDS encoding ATP-binding cassette domain-containing protein translates to MDETGGATATPSNIAATFAPAEAHVTVRDLCLSYGAFVVLHGLNFSVRRGEIFIVMGPSGCGKSTLLNAMVGLKEPESGDIFYGGVNFTQASAEERRALLQRVGVLFQSGALWSSMTLAENVGLPLSEFTRLSPGEVREVASAKLALVGLRGFEDYYPAEISGGMRTRAGLARAMALDPEILFFDEPTAALDPISARRLNDLILELRDSLGATFVVVTHDLTTIFRIGTNSVFIDPTTRTVIASGDPKRLRAECQDDRVRLFLGSADAARPGSAHA, encoded by the coding sequence ATGGATGAAACGGGCGGCGCGACGGCCACGCCATCGAATATCGCGGCCACGTTTGCGCCGGCCGAGGCCCACGTCACGGTGCGCGACCTCTGCCTCAGCTACGGCGCGTTCGTGGTGCTGCACGGCCTGAATTTCAGCGTGCGGCGCGGCGAGATTTTCATCGTGATGGGCCCCAGCGGCTGCGGCAAAAGCACATTGCTCAACGCGATGGTCGGGCTGAAGGAGCCGGAGAGCGGCGACATCTTCTACGGCGGGGTCAACTTCACCCAGGCCAGCGCCGAAGAGCGCCGTGCGCTGCTCCAGCGCGTCGGCGTGCTCTTCCAGTCGGGCGCGCTGTGGAGTTCGATGACGCTGGCCGAGAACGTCGGCCTTCCGCTGAGCGAGTTCACCCGGCTCAGCCCGGGCGAGGTCCGCGAGGTCGCTTCGGCCAAGCTCGCGCTGGTCGGGTTGCGCGGCTTCGAAGACTATTACCCGGCCGAGATCAGCGGCGGGATGCGCACGCGGGCGGGGCTGGCGCGCGCGATGGCGCTGGACCCTGAGATCCTGTTCTTCGATGAGCCGACGGCGGCGCTCGACCCGATAAGCGCGCGCAGGCTCAACGATTTGATCCTCGAGCTGCGCGACAGTCTGGGTGCCACCTTCGTCGTGGTCACCCACGACCTGACCACCATCTTTCGCATCGGCACCAACAGCGTGTTCATCGATCCGACGACCCGCACGGTGATCGCGTCCGGAGATCCAAAGCGCCTGCGCGCGGAGTGCCAGGACGACCGTGTGCGCCTGTTCTTGGGCAGCGCCGACGCCGCGCGCCCGGGGAGCGCCCATGCTTAA
- a CDS encoding thioredoxin family protein, with the protein MQHRIVSHEEWIEARKELLAREKEFTRLRDELSARRRELPWEAVNKQYIFEGPDGKETLAQLFGDRNQLVVYHFMFAPAWEAGCPHCSFWADNFDRIPIHLAHRDISFVAISRAPYPKLAAYLRRMGWSFKWLSSFGSDFNYDYFVSFTPDEIERGIGLRNYERRRLQGEETAAISVFARDQAGAIFHTYSTYARGLDMLNGAYHYIDLTPKGRDEAGYPHPQFWVRRRDEYDR; encoded by the coding sequence ATGCAACACCGAATCGTATCTCACGAGGAATGGATCGAGGCGCGAAAGGAACTGCTGGCGCGGGAAAAGGAGTTCACGCGGCTGCGCGATGAGCTGAGCGCGCGGCGGCGCGAGCTGCCGTGGGAAGCGGTCAACAAGCAGTACATATTCGAAGGGCCCGACGGCAAGGAGACTCTTGCGCAGCTCTTCGGCGACAGGAATCAGCTCGTCGTCTATCACTTCATGTTCGCTCCAGCGTGGGAGGCGGGATGTCCGCACTGCTCATTCTGGGCGGACAATTTCGATCGTATACCGATCCATCTCGCCCATCGCGACATCAGTTTCGTGGCGATCTCGCGCGCGCCGTACCCGAAGCTCGCGGCTTACCTCCGGCGGATGGGATGGAGCTTCAAGTGGCTGTCGTCATTCGGCAGCGATTTCAATTACGACTACTTCGTTTCGTTCACGCCCGACGAAATCGAGCGTGGCATCGGCTTGCGGAACTATGAGCGGCGCAGGCTGCAAGGCGAGGAGACCGCGGCCATCAGCGTATTCGCGCGCGATCAGGCCGGCGCGATCTTCCATACCTATTCGACCTATGCGCGCGGCCTCGATATGCTGAACGGCGCTTATCACTACATCGACCTCACGCCCAAGGGCCGCGACGAGGCCGGCTATCCGCATCCGCAGTTCTGGGTGCGCCGGCGCGATGAATACGACAGATAG
- a CDS encoding glycosyltransferase family 4 protein gives MARILLIAYTTYIHDGRVKRHAEALAQRGDHVDVLCLDCGHSGRLNGVNVIGLRMPRYRGSRRSAYVRSYLRFFAMAAWTAFRLSLEAPYEVVIVCTMPDAAILCALPARLFGSRILLDVHDTMPELYQDKFGGRRGALGARLLMLEERTSARCADTVLAVHEPHRMRLVRAGVPPHKIRTVMNAPDPAVFRADSSVICARNGDAGTSSGSMAGMLHDAFASEHLGASVRSGVGNSRPFTLACHGTLARRLGLDIALEAVALVRRAIPGLRMNVIGSGDYAEEAKRLAAHLGLEGCVCFMDPVPVEQLPRALGAVDVGLVPNRASSATHLMLPTKLLDYAALGIPAIAARLRTIEHYFDGAVRFFEPGDPHQLAMAIEELHRDPLRRAALARNARRALERIGWPSQRTEYYRAIDALLVQRRPAARPRDAASRAATSSEEENKWLMGKR, from the coding sequence GTGGCCCGAATCCTGCTTATCGCCTACACGACCTACATCCACGACGGACGCGTCAAGCGCCACGCCGAGGCACTCGCCCAGCGCGGCGATCACGTCGACGTGCTGTGCCTGGACTGCGGGCACAGCGGCCGGCTCAACGGAGTCAATGTGATCGGGCTGCGGATGCCGCGTTATCGCGGCTCGCGCCGCTCGGCCTATGTGCGCAGCTATTTGCGGTTTTTCGCGATGGCGGCGTGGACTGCCTTCCGGCTGAGTTTGGAGGCGCCCTACGAAGTTGTGATCGTCTGTACGATGCCGGACGCGGCGATCCTGTGCGCGCTACCGGCGCGGCTGTTCGGCAGCCGTATCCTGCTCGACGTCCACGACACCATGCCCGAGCTTTATCAGGACAAGTTCGGCGGACGGCGCGGTGCGCTCGGCGCCAGGCTCCTGATGCTCGAGGAGCGGACGAGTGCGCGTTGCGCCGACACGGTGCTCGCCGTCCACGAACCGCACCGGATGCGCCTGGTGCGGGCGGGAGTTCCTCCGCACAAGATCCGCACCGTCATGAATGCGCCCGACCCCGCCGTTTTCCGCGCGGATTCCTCCGTCATCTGCGCGCGCAACGGCGACGCCGGCACCAGCAGCGGCAGCATGGCGGGCATGCTTCACGACGCCTTCGCATCCGAGCACCTTGGCGCTTCGGTTCGTTCTGGGGTCGGCAACAGCCGCCCGTTCACGCTCGCCTGCCATGGTACGCTGGCGCGCCGGTTGGGGCTGGATATTGCGCTCGAGGCGGTGGCGCTGGTGCGCCGGGCGATCCCCGGGTTGCGGATGAACGTGATCGGAAGCGGCGATTATGCTGAAGAAGCCAAGCGATTGGCCGCCCACCTTGGGCTCGAGGGGTGCGTATGCTTCATGGATCCGGTCCCGGTCGAGCAGCTGCCGCGCGCACTCGGCGCAGTTGACGTAGGCCTGGTACCCAATCGGGCGAGCAGCGCGACGCATCTGATGCTGCCGACCAAGCTGCTCGACTACGCCGCGCTCGGCATCCCGGCGATCGCCGCCCGCCTGCGCACCATCGAGCATTACTTCGACGGCGCCGTGCGCTTCTTCGAGCCCGGCGATCCGCACCAACTGGCAATGGCTATCGAGGAACTCCACCGCGATCCCCTCCGGCGCGCCGCCCTGGCTCGCAATGCGCGCCGGGCGCTCGAGCGGATCGGATGGCCGAGCCAGCGCACCGAATACTATCGCGCGATCGACGCGCTGCTTGTTCAGCGGCGTCCCGCCGCCCGCCCGCGCGACGCGGCGTCGCGCGCGGCAACATCGAGCGAGGAGGAAAACAAGTGGCTCATGGGGAAACGCTGA
- a CDS encoding glutathione S-transferase family protein: MKLYYFPSPNPQKVRFAQLELGMECEMVPVDLTRREQRTPEFLALNPFGRVPVLVDGDLTLWESHAILCYLGDKAGRMWPTTAAGRADALRWLFFLSTHISPPATDLVYNRIAKRLLGLEPDHDAIARGESALPEVLRVVEDRLAKSKWLLGDRFTLVECGFGPVLNVIEKAQFSLADFPNIRAYLEALRARPAWKATPKLPGL; this comes from the coding sequence ATGAAGCTGTACTATTTTCCGTCTCCCAACCCGCAGAAGGTCCGCTTCGCACAGCTCGAACTGGGGATGGAGTGCGAGATGGTTCCAGTTGATTTGACCCGGCGCGAACAGCGCACGCCCGAGTTCCTCGCGCTCAATCCATTCGGCAGGGTGCCGGTGCTGGTGGACGGCGATCTCACGCTATGGGAGTCGCACGCGATTCTCTGCTACCTGGGCGACAAAGCCGGAAGAATGTGGCCGACGACGGCGGCTGGGCGGGCCGACGCGTTGCGCTGGCTCTTCTTTCTCTCGACGCACATTTCGCCGCCGGCCACCGACCTCGTCTATAATCGCATCGCGAAGCGGCTGCTCGGGCTCGAGCCTGATCACGACGCGATCGCGCGCGGCGAGAGCGCGCTGCCCGAGGTTCTTCGGGTTGTCGAAGACCGCCTGGCGAAGAGCAAATGGCTGCTGGGCGATCGCTTCACGCTGGTCGAATGCGGCTTTGGGCCGGTGCTTAACGTGATCGAGAAGGCGCAGTTCAGCCTCGCCGACTTTCCGAACATTCGCGCCTACCTCGAAGCGCTCCGAGCGCGCCCGGCGTGGAAGGCCACGCCGAAGCTGCCCGGGCTCTGA
- a CDS encoding ATP-binding protein: protein MGLRAKIAAIFVPLLVAAVLAVSATEVNHAMRVMVDDLGESGRVLVKQTFEQIRTALSNQRGDPLATLRADRALAAFLASSSAFGKGVVYVRVETIDGQAIAGLPPAGRVKPLPFDRLSRAAARWSPLARIRPLWGEHVYEISAPVEINDHPFALIKVGLSTALIAAEVHRDVANVLVIAAVVIVVSLLGALLSGVLLAPLTAISAGFERLAAGADTGTIEIRGRDELSVLAEKFNALSQRVRLDRVQWEDERGRFMSIFRSIDDAVILLDAAGVVRFSNEEAQGRLGLPAGGLAQGKPLAALLGENHPLVNMAQTARAAATELRDVAVEQGRGRHKIPLLVSIFPLGRDPAQAGQLVIARDLNPVRELESVVDYSERLARLGELISAAAHQIRNPLNAITLELELLSHDALNGRPTEERVHAVREEISRIDEAIEALLRFMRPDRLKIERVAVNDLLTELVKGLNDPQIEVECSLDSAEPFIRADRAVLMEALRNLLQNALDAMPSGGRLTIASRLVEGAVELVISDTGQGIAPEHLNNVFCLYFTTKEDGNGVGLPLAVRAVDLHGGTLKIDSKVDAGTSVRIRLPLEEQPAARSAAAQMSVG from the coding sequence GTGGGCCTGCGCGCAAAAATCGCTGCGATCTTCGTCCCGCTGCTGGTGGCGGCGGTGCTCGCCGTCAGCGCGACCGAGGTCAACCACGCCATGCGCGTGATGGTCGACGACCTCGGCGAGTCGGGGCGCGTGCTGGTCAAGCAGACCTTCGAACAGATTCGCACCGCGCTCTCCAACCAGCGCGGCGACCCGCTGGCCACCCTGCGCGCCGACCGCGCGCTGGCCGCCTTCCTCGCCTCTTCCAGCGCCTTCGGCAAAGGCGTGGTGTACGTGCGGGTCGAGACGATCGATGGGCAGGCGATCGCCGGCTTGCCGCCGGCAGGCAGGGTCAAGCCGCTGCCCTTCGACAGGCTCAGCCGGGCCGCCGCCCGCTGGTCGCCGCTGGCCCGAATCAGGCCGCTGTGGGGGGAACACGTCTATGAGATCAGCGCGCCGGTCGAGATCAACGACCACCCGTTCGCGCTGATCAAGGTGGGGCTGTCCACGGCGCTGATCGCCGCCGAGGTCCATCGCGACGTCGCCAACGTGCTTGTGATCGCGGCAGTAGTGATCGTGGTGAGCCTGCTGGGCGCGCTGCTATCGGGTGTGCTGCTCGCACCGTTGACCGCGATCAGCGCCGGTTTCGAACGACTGGCGGCCGGCGCCGACACCGGCACTATCGAGATTCGCGGGCGCGACGAGCTCAGCGTGCTGGCCGAGAAGTTCAACGCCCTCTCGCAGCGGGTGCGTTTGGACCGCGTACAATGGGAGGACGAGCGCGGCCGCTTCATGAGCATCTTCCGCTCGATCGACGACGCCGTCATCCTGCTCGACGCCGCGGGCGTCGTGCGCTTCTCGAACGAGGAGGCGCAGGGCCGGCTGGGCTTGCCGGCCGGCGGACTCGCCCAGGGCAAGCCGCTCGCCGCGCTGCTCGGCGAGAACCATCCGCTAGTCAATATGGCCCAGACCGCGCGCGCGGCGGCGACCGAACTACGCGACGTCGCCGTCGAGCAAGGGCGCGGCCGGCACAAGATCCCGCTGCTGGTTTCAATCTTTCCTCTCGGGCGGGACCCGGCACAGGCCGGGCAGCTGGTGATCGCGCGCGATCTCAATCCGGTGCGCGAGCTCGAGAGCGTGGTTGACTATTCGGAGCGGCTGGCCCGCCTGGGCGAGCTCATCTCGGCCGCCGCACATCAGATTCGCAATCCGCTCAACGCGATCACCCTGGAGCTCGAGCTGCTCAGCCATGACGCCCTCAACGGGCGTCCGACCGAGGAGCGCGTGCACGCGGTGCGCGAGGAGATCTCGCGCATCGACGAAGCGATCGAAGCGCTGCTGCGCTTCATGCGGCCGGACCGGTTGAAAATCGAGCGCGTAGCTGTCAACGATCTTCTGACCGAACTCGTCAAGGGCCTCAACGATCCGCAAATTGAGGTTGAATGCAGCCTCGATAGCGCGGAGCCGTTTATCAGGGCAGACCGGGCGGTGCTGATGGAAGCGCTGCGCAATTTGCTGCAGAATGCCCTGGACGCGATGCCGAGCGGCGGCCGGCTGACCATCGCCAGCCGCCTGGTCGAGGGCGCGGTCGAACTGGTAATTTCGGATACTGGTCAGGGAATCGCGCCCGAGCATCTCAACAACGTCTTTTGCCTGTATTTCACGACCAAGGAAGACGGCAACGGAGTAGGATTGCCGCTGGCGGTACGTGCTGTCGATCTGCACGGCGGCACGCTGAAGATCGATTCCAAGGTCGACGCGGGCACCAGCGTGCGTATCCGTCTGCCACTGGAAGAGCAGCCGGCGGCGCGGTCTGCGGCGGCGCAAATGAGCGTCGGATAG
- a CDS encoding DUF262 domain-containing protein, whose protein sequence is MPEPAISTESAAHAQATAEPGYEYRVVRVAEAVRFVAAGEWDMPDFQRRFVWEPGQVCALADSLWRNYPIGALLLWNARAADHGRRCAPLWIADGQQRLTSLCLMYGVEPPWVRRMADTSRRRLGRRLDLRFDVEAIDAPFVFAGPRGVREEPRLIPLARLLALDPSHERGWIELGRLAEELWAAGCCREIDADALRARLARVSMIGRRQLAAAVVSHGREGVLEVFARLNSRGMRFRRLLLKMAMEQIPAALRGRRGWCCDP, encoded by the coding sequence ATGCCTGAACCGGCAATTTCCACAGAATCCGCGGCGCACGCGCAGGCTACGGCCGAGCCCGGATACGAGTACCGCGTTGTACGGGTTGCCGAAGCCGTGCGCTTCGTCGCGGCGGGCGAATGGGACATGCCCGACTTCCAGCGCCGCTTCGTATGGGAGCCGGGACAGGTATGCGCGCTTGCCGATTCGCTGTGGCGCAATTATCCAATCGGCGCGCTGCTATTGTGGAACGCACGCGCGGCGGACCACGGCCGGCGATGCGCGCCGCTGTGGATCGCCGATGGCCAGCAGCGGCTGACGTCGCTCTGCCTGATGTACGGTGTCGAGCCGCCGTGGGTAAGGCGCATGGCGGACACGTCTCGCCGCCGCCTCGGGCGGCGCCTTGATCTGCGCTTCGACGTCGAGGCCATCGACGCGCCCTTCGTGTTCGCGGGCCCGCGTGGCGTGCGTGAGGAGCCGCGTCTAATTCCATTGGCGAGGCTGCTCGCTCTCGATCCGTCGCACGAGCGCGGTTGGATTGAGCTGGGGCGTTTGGCGGAGGAGCTGTGGGCGGCCGGGTGCTGCCGCGAGATCGACGCTGACGCGCTCCGGGCTCGGCTCGCGCGGGTAAGTATGATCGGTCGGCGGCAACTCGCCGCGGCGGTCGTCAGCCACGGGCGCGAGGGCGTGCTCGAGGTCTTCGCTCGTCTCAACAGCCGCGGGATGCGCTTTCGACGCCTGCTGCTGAAGATGGCGATGGAGCAGATTCCGGCGGCGCTGCGCGGCCGCCGCGGCTGGTGCTGCGATCCATAG